The following are encoded in a window of Gossypium raimondii isolate GPD5lz chromosome 13, ASM2569854v1, whole genome shotgun sequence genomic DNA:
- the LOC105784557 gene encoding serine carboxypeptidase-like 34 → MASNAAVSLTFVVLSLSVSVGIGRVNVGNQGFRHGDDRLRGGVLDRQEADRVTKLPGQPTVGFKQYAGYVTVNEKHGRALFYWFFEATSEPQKRPLLLWLNGGPGCSSIGYGQAEELGPFFPKKDQQTLKLNPHRWNKAANLLFVESPVGVGFSYTNTSRDLKELGDEITAKDSYAFLVNWFKRFPQFKSHDFYIAGESYAGHYVPQLADVIFYKNKHVPKSDHINIKGIMIGNALLDDETDQTGMVDYAWDHAVISDRVYNNIKAKCNFSSENSTQDCNEALDDYFAVYRIIDMYSLYSPICVINSNSSSSRQRRTIQGIAPQILSKFDGWHKTPAGYDPCASDYTESYFNRPDVQKALHANVTNMSYAWTHCSDVISIWRDSPPSMLPTIRKLIAGGIRIWVFSGDTDGRIPVTATRLTLKKLGLKTSKEWTPWYTYNKQVGGWTIEYDGLTFVTIRGAGHQVPSFKPKQALQLVKHFLANKKLPHKPF, encoded by the exons ATGGCTTCCAATGCAGCTGTTTCTTTGACTTTTGTTGTGCTCTCGCTTAGTGTAAGCGTGGGTATAGGGAGAGTGAATGTTGGTAATCAAGGATTTCGGCACGGCGACGATAGGCTGAGAGGCGGTGTTTTGGATCGGCAAGAAGCCGACCGGGTGACCAAGCTTCCGGGTCAGCCGACGGTGGGTTTCAAGCAATATGCAGGTTACGTTACGGTGAATGAGAAGCATGGAAGAGCACTGTTCTATTGGTTTTTTGAAGCCACGAGCGAACCTCAGAAACGTCCTCTCCTCCTCTGGCTCAACGGAG GTCCTGGGTGTTCATCAATTGGTTATGGACAAGCAGAGGAACTGGGACCTTTCTTCCCTAAGAAAGACCAACAAACACTAAAGCTCAACCCTCATAGATGGAACAAAG CTGCCAACTTACTATTTGTTGAATCTCCTGTTGGTGTTGGGTTTTCATATACCAACACTAGCAGAGACCTCAAAGAACTTGGTGATGAAATTACAG CTAAGGATTCCTATGCATTTCTTGTGAACTGGTTCAAAAGATTCCCACAGTTCAAGTCCCATGATTTCTACATTGCTGGAGAAAGCTATGCTG GGCATTATGTTCCACAGCTAGCCGATGtcattttttacaaaaacaagCATGTTCCCAAGTCAGATCACATAAATATCAAGGGAATTATG ATTGGGAATGCATTGTTGGATGATGAAACGGATCAAACAGGGATGGTGGATTATGCATGGGATCATGCAGTGATCTCTGACAGAGTCTACAACAATATTAAGGCCAAATGCAACTTCAGTAGTGAAAATTCAACTCAGGATTGCAACGAAGCCCTCGATGATTACTTTGCCGTATACAGAATCATCGACATGTACAGCTTGTATAGTCCTATTTGTGTTATCAACTCCAACAGTAGCAGTAGCAGACAACGCCGGACAATTCAAGGCATTGCTCCTCAGATACTGTCCAAATTT GATGGGTGGCACAAAACACCAGCAGGATACGACCCTTGTGCATCAGACTACACAGAGAGTTATTTCAATAGGCCAGATGTTCAAAAAGCACTTCATGCCAATGTTACCAATATGTCCTATGCATGGACTCATTGCAG TGATGTGATCTCAATTTGGAGGGATTCACCACCATCTATGCTTCCTACAATTAGAAAGCTTATAGCAGGAGGCATTCGCATATGGGTTTTCAG CGGAGATACTGATGGGAGAATTCCAGTCACTGCAACTAGATTAACCCTCAAAAAGCTTGGATTAAAAACCAGTAAAGAATGGACACCTTGGTACACCTACAATAAACAG GTTGGTGGATGGACGATCGAGTATGATGGGCTTACCTTCGTCACCATTAGAGGAGCTGGTCATCAAGTTCCAAGTTTCAAGCCAAAGCAGGCACTTCAGCTGGTTAAGCATTTCCTGGCCAACAAGAAACTGCCACACAAACCATTTTAG
- the LOC105783792 gene encoding uncharacterized protein LOC105783792 has translation MASFLNKFQDAVRTFARSPRFTKDPRKLQFEVDINRLFMYTSYNNLGKNVDEADAEQIIDMASKASFADQQKQVQENIHNQIKNLCTVMDAILLDVNEPQESQSKATPSRSGLSFAIGRNGPTNNHPDVPKTRPLKRTELSQRLKDSIGYTLDVKQSQIPHSEAGQGLFLNGEATVGSVIAIYPGVIYSPAYYRYIPGYPRVDAQNTYLITRYDGTVINAQPWGFGGEARELWDGSKMLDAKLNRDATEKGSDRLWKMLSKPLESSRVGNGEVLERRNPLALAHFANHPAKDTVPNVMICPYDFPLTEKDMRAYIPNLSFGNAEEVNMRRFGSFWFRWGSRNSESNGPVLKTLVLVATTALCDEEVLLNYRLSNSKRRPSWYTPVDEEEDQRRWS, from the exons ATGGCTTCTTTTCTCAACAAATTCCAAGAT GCTGTGAGAACCTTTGCAAGAAGCCCCAGATTTACTAAGGACCCAAGGAAACTCCAGTTTGAAGTTGACATTAACCGCCTTTTTATGTATACCAG TTACAATAATTTGGGAAAGAATGTGGATGAGGCTGATGCGGAGCAGATCATCGACATGGCTAGTAAAGCCTCATTTGCCGACCAACAGAAGCAAGTGCAGgaaaatattcataatcaaattaaaaacctCTGCACTGTAATGGATGCAATCCTTCTCGATGTCAACGAGCCGCAAGAATCTCAGTCCAAAGCTACTCCTTCCCGAAGTGGTCTCAGTTTTGCTATTGGGAGGAACGGCCCAACTAATAACCATCCTG ATGTTCCTAAGACAAGGCCATTAAAACGCACCGAACTCTCACAGAGGTTGAAGGATTCCATTGGGTACACTCTTGATGTCAAACAGTCGCAAATACCCCACAGCGAAGCTGGACAAGGTTTATTTTTGAATGGTGAAGCTACTGTTGGATCTGTAATTGCCATATACCCTGGTGTTATATATTCCCCGGCTTATTACCGATACATTCCTGGATACCCAAGAGTCGATGCACAAAACACGTATCTGATAACGAGATACGATGGGACTGTCATCAATGCCCAACCTTGGGGTTTTGGAGGTGAAGCACGTGAATTATGGGATGGATCGAAAATGCTAGATGCAAAGCTCAACAGGGATGCAACAGAGAAAGGCTCGGATCGGCTTTGGAAAATGCTTAGCAAGCCTTTGGAGAGCTCGCGAGTGGGGAACGGTGAAGTTTTGGAACGTAGGAACCCTTTAGCCTTGGCTCATTTTGCCAATCACCCTGCTAAAGATACGGTGCCGAACGTGATGATCTGTCCTTACGACTTCCCACTGACTGAGAAAGACATGAGAGCTTACattccaaatttatcatttggaAACGCTGAAGAAGTAAACATGAGGAGATTCGGCAGTTTTTGGTTCAGATGGGGTTCGAGAAACAGCGAGTCAAATGGTCCGGTTTTGAAGACTCTTGTATTGGTGGCTACTACAGCACTTTGTGATGAAGAAGTGTTGTTGAACTACAGGTTAAGTAACTCGAAACGAAGACCGTCATGGTATACTCCCGTCGACGAAGAGGAGGATCAACGGAGATGGAGCTAA